In Streptomyces venezuelae, the sequence CGGACTGCACGAGGCAGAAAGAGGGGACTTTCGCGGCGCTCTACGGAGGTATCGCGCGAGGCGGAGGTCCCGGTGCAGGGCGGGCATCGTTGCCCGGAGCCCTGGTGTGATTCCCGGCGGACTCGGATTCGAAACCGCCGGGTAACGGACTACTTATGTTGCGTACTGCATAGTGTCTCACTCCGGCGGCGGTCAGCCTATGGCTCCGCCGATCCAGGTTCCCAGGACGTACGTCACACCCGCGGCCGCGCCACCCAGGGCCAGCTGGCGTACGCCGCTGTACCACCAGGACCGGGCGGTGACCCTGGAGACGACCGCACCGCAGGCGAAGAGCCCGGCCAGCGCGAGCAGCACCGCGGGCCACAGGACGGTGGCACCGAGCAGGTACGGCAGTACAGGGAGCAGCGCGCCCAGCGCGAAGGAACCGAACGACGAGACCGCGGCGACCATCGGCGAGGGCAGGTCGTCGGGGTCGATCCCGAGCTCCTCGCGGGCGTGGATCTCCAGCGCCTGCTCCGGATCGCGCGACAGCTGCATGGCGACCTCGCGGGCGAGCTGCGGCTCGACGCCACGGGAGACGTAGAGCTCGGCGAGCTCCTCCATCTCGTCGATCGGGTGCCCCAGCAACTGCTGCCGCTCCACGTCCAGTTCGGCGAGCACCAGTTCGCGCTGCGAGGCGACGGAGGTGTATTCGCCGGCCGCCATCGAGAAGGCGCCGGCCGCGAGACCCGCCAGCCCGGTGATGACGACGGTCTGCGGGGCGACGGCGCCGCCGGCCACACCGGTCATCAGGGCGAGGTTGGAGACGAGCCCGTCCATGGCACCGAAGACGGCCGGCCGCAGCCATCCTCCGTTGACATCACGGTGGGTGTGGTTGTCACGGTGGGCGGTGTGCAGTGGTGCTTCGATGTCGATGATGGACATGCGTGAAATCTCCCCAAATGTGCCAACGGACGCCACGACGCGCCTCACTCCCCCTGGACACCTCGAAACTACGCACGATTTCTGTCCCCCGCCAGCAAGGAAGGCCGTACTTACCTGGGCTTTTGCGGGTCGGCGACCGGGTGACGGGGGTGTTCGCGGGGTGTTTCGCGGCAGGCGACAAACCACATGCCATGGCACAAATCCCCCAAGGGCTCATGATGGGCCCCATCCGATGTGGGAGAGGCGCGCCATGGAGCCGGTGAAGCTGATTGCATGCAATCCGCAGGTCCTCCTCGAACGGGCCAGGGGCGCTCTTCTCGGACTCGCCGTGGGCGACGCGCTGGGCGCCCCCGCCGAGAACATGAAGCCGTCGGAGATCCGGGCCAAGTGGGGCCGCATCGAGGGTTTCGTGTCGGAGGACCCGGCGGGCACGGACGACACCGAGTACGCGATCTTCTCCGGGCTGCTGCTGGCCCGTCACGGCTCGGCGCTCACCGTCTGCCATGTGGAGCGCGCCTGGCACCACTGGATCGCCGACCTCGACGAGGGCCCGTTCCGGGGCGCCGGGTTCTCGGAGCGCGGCACCCTGGAGAACCTCCGCCGGGGCCTGGCGGCGCCCATCTCCGCCCAGCACCGGCACGCGTGGTCGGACGGGCTGGCCATGCGGGCCGCGCCGTTCGGCGTCTTCGCCGCGGGCCGGCCCGCGGAAGCGGCCCGGCTCGTCGCCATCGACGGCTCGGTCAGCCACGACGGCGAGGGCATCTACGGCGGCCAGGCGGTCGCGGCGGGGGTGGCCGCGGCCATGGCCGGCGGCTCGCCCGCGTCGGTGATCTCGGCCGCGCTGTCCGTCATCCCGTCCGACTCGTGGACGGCCCGCTCCCTGCGCCGGGCGGTCACCGCCGCCCCGCGCGGCGAACGGGCGGTGCGCTCGGCGGTGGTCATCGGCGGCTACCCGTGGACCGACCTGGCCCCGGAAGCGGTGGGCCTGGCCTTCGGAGCCTTCGCCGCCTGCCGGGGCGACTTCCCGTCCTCCGTCCTCACCGCCGTGAACATGGGCCGCGACGCCGACACCACCGCGGCGGTGGCGGGCGCCCTGGCCGGAGCGCTGTCGGGCGCCGCGGCGATCCCGGCCGCCTGGTCCTCGGTCATCGGCCCGGTCCGCGGCAGCTGCCTCCCCTCGATGCGGGGCTACCACGTCCTGGACGTCGCGGACCTCCTCACCCCGGAATACGAGGCCGCCCGATGACCCCTTCCCCGGACGACCGGACGCCGGCGCCACCCCCGACCGACCCGGCCCCGAGCACGGGCCGGGCCCCGGTGACCCCGTCGGGTCAAGGCCCCGAGCCCCTGCCGACGGCCCCGGCCCCGGCGGAGCGGGGACCCGTAGCCCTGCCGACGGCCCCGGCGGAGCGGGGGTCCTGGGGCCTGCCGACGGGGGGCCGGGCCGAGCGGAGGTCCGGGGGCCTGCCACCGGCCGCGGCTTCACCGCGCGCGCTCCCGGTGCTGCCGTCGGCGCCGGCGGAGCGAGGGCCCTCGGGTCCGGCCATGGCCACGGCTCCGCTCCCGGCCGCCCCGGCGCCCGTAGACCCGCCTCCGGACGGTCGGGACCGGCCCGAGGCACCGGCCCACACGCTGCCCGCGGCGCATCCGGCCATGGGGCCGGGTCCGGCCCCGGCGGAGCGGCGGTACGGGGGCCTGCCCCCGGGGTCGGCGGCGCCGGATCCGGGGCACGTGGCCCCGGGCAGATTCGCCCCGGCCTGGACGCCCCCGCGGACGGCACCGGCACCACCCTCCGGTGGGGAGGGAGATGAGGCGGGAAGCGCCTTCACGCCCGTTCCCACGGCGGGATCCCGAATCGTGCTCCGCACCGGGCAGCACGCCCCGGGCACGCTCGGGACCGGGACCGGAACCATGGCCTCGACCGGAGCCGGCGCCCCCGGGGCGGAGGCCGGAACGGCGGTCCGGGTCGGGCAGCCCACTGCCGGCACGACCGGTGCCGAGCCGGTTTCCGGGACCGTGGCCGGAGCCGGCACTCCCGGGGCGCGGGCCGGGACCCTGGTCCAGGTCGGGCAGCATGACGCCGGCACGACCGGTACCGCCCTCGCGCGAGCCCTCGGCACGACCGCGGTCGGGACGGCGTCCGGGGCCGGGATCCGGAGTCGGGCCAGGGAGCGTCCCGCCGAGCTCCCCGCAGGGGCCACCGCAGGGGGCCCGGCCCGGCCCATCGAGGGGCTGCTCCTCGGGCTCGCCGCAGGCGACGCGGCCGGGTGGCCCGCCGCACGCCACCGCGCCAGCCGGATGCCCGAGTGGACCCGCCGTCTGACCCGCGAGCTCGACACCTTCGCCGAGCAGAACGCCACGACCACCCTCCCCGTCCCCATCGCCCTCAACCAGCCCCCCGAACCGCTCCGCCTCGGCCCCTCCGACGACGCCGAATGGGCCGCTTTCGCCGCGGAGTCCGTACTCACCGCCGCCGGTGTCCTGCTCAGCGACCTCAGCAGGTCCCGGCGGATGCGCGCCGCCATCGACCTCGCCTGGAACGCCCTCGCCTCCGAAGTCGCCGCGGCCGCGGAACGCGCGCCCGAGGTCGAGTCCGCCGTCCTCCCCCTCCGCGCCCGGATCTCCGTACGCGCCGGTCTCGGCAACCTCGCCACCGGCCTGCGCCCGCCCGCCACCGGCCACGACAACCCGCACTACTTCGACGACGCCGCCTGCGTCCGCGCCTGCGTCCTCGCCGTCGTGCACCCCGGCGACGCACGCGCCGCAGCCGACCTCGCCGAGTTCGACGCCCGCTACACCCAGGACGGCGACGGGGTGCACGGCGCCCGCGCCATGGCCGCCGCCATCGCCACCGCCTTGAGCGCCACCAGTGCCGACGACACCGTCGACACCGTCGACGCCGCCGTGGACGCCGCCCTCGCCCAGCTCCCCGAGGCGACCGAGATCGGCCGCAACGCCCGGCACGCCGTCCGCCTCGCCCGCACCCACAAGGACGGCGGCGCCTTCGCCATCGTCCCCACCCTCGAACACGAGATCGTCGACCACGTCTACAGCTACGGGATCGCCGCCGCCGAGACCGTCCCCGTGGCCCTCGCCCTCGCCACCGCCGCCCGCGGCAGGATGACCGAGGCCGTCCCGGCCGCCGCCTGCCTGTCCCGCGTCGCGGACTCCGCCCCCGCCCTGGCCGGCGCGCTGACCGGCGCGCTCGGCGGCGGCGACTCGGTCCCCGCCGCCTGGCGCGAGGCCTGCCGCACCCTCTCCGGCTGCGCCCTCCCCCGCCTCGCCGGCACCGATCTCGTGGAACTCGCCGCGCTCCTCGCGGCCACGGAACTCACCTCACCCAAGGGATGATTCGGACATGACGCTCACGTTGGAGGACCGGGCCCGCGGCGCTCTCGTCGGAGCCGCCGTCGGCGACGCGCTCGGCGGCCCGGTGGAGGGCTGGACCCCGGACCAGATCGTGGAACGGCACGGAGGCCGCGTGCACGGCATCGTCGGCCCCTGGCACGAGGACTGGCGCACGGCCCGCCCCATCGCCCCGTACCACAAGGGCGACGGACACGTCACGGACGACACCCTGATGACGCACGCGCTGGTACGGGTCTACGAGGCCGTACGGAACCACCTCGACGCCTACGCGGTCGCCGAGCACCTGGTCCCCGACCTGATGACCACGCCCCGCTGGATCCCGGAACTGGAAGCCGAAGCCCTCCCGCTCCAGCGGATCTTCCTCGCCGAGAAGTGGATGGTGACCCGGCTGCACTACGCGCACGCCGACCCGCGCGAGGCCGGCAGCGGCAACATCGTCAACTGCGGCGCGGCGATGTACATGGCGCCGGTGGGCATCGCCAACGCGGGCAATCCGGCGGGCGCGTACGCGGAGGCGCTGGACGTCGCCGGGGCGCACCAGTCCTCGTACGGACGCGAGGCGGCGGGCGTGTTCGCGGCGGCCGTGGCGGCCGCCTGCGTGCCGGGGGCGAGCGCCGCCTCGGTGGTGGACACGGCCCTGTCCCTGGCCAAGGACGGTACGCGCGACGCGATCGCGGCGGTCCGCGAAGTGGCCGCCGGCCACCGGGACTTCGAGTCGGCGCTGGCCCCGCTGCGGGCGGCGGTGGCCCCGTACGACTCGGTCGGCCCGGACTACCGGGCGCCCTCGCTGGACGCCCGTCGCCCGTCCCGCCTTCACTCCATCGAGGAACTCCCGGTCGCGCTGGGGATGCTGCTCGTCGCGGACGGACGGTACGAGACCGCGGTGCTCGGCGCGGTCAACTACGGCCGCGACTGCGACTCCATCGCCACGATGGCGGGGGCGATCGCCGGAGCCCTGGGCGGCGAGGCCGTGGTCCCGGCCGCCTGGGCCAAGCAGGTCGCCGAGGCCAGCCGCCTCGACCTGCACGCCCCGGCCGAGGCGCTGGCCGCGGTGGCCCGGGAGATCTTCGCCCTCGACCGCTCCCGCCGCCGGTCCCACGAGTCGGCCTTCACCGCGATCGCGGCCGACCGGTGACGGGCGGCGCCGGGCCCGCCCCGGCCGCTCCCGCACGCCCGCCGGGTTCCCACGACACACCGACCCCGGCCACCAGGACCCGCCCCCTGCCCGACCCGCCATCGGCCCCGGCACACGGCCCGGCCCCGGAGCACGGCCCGGGATCCGCCCCGGAACACGGCCCGGGATCCGCCCCAGAGCAGCACGGGCCGAGGTCCACCCCGGAGCACCGCCCAGCGCCCGGCCCGGTATCCACCCCGGAAAACGGCCCGGGATCCGCCCCAGAGCAGCACGGCCCGGGGTCCACCCCAGAGCACAGCCCGGAGGGCGGCCCAAGGGGCGGGGCCGTGCGGCTGACCTGGGCCCAGCCCGAGGACCTGGTCGGGCACGAGCTGCGCCAGGCCGCGGAGGACGGCCGGGACCCGGCCGCCGCCCTCCGCGTCTGGCTCGCGGCGGGCGGCCACCCCGCCCCCGACCGCGCCGGCGCCTCCCCCACCCCGGCCCCACCGGAACTGCGCGCGCTGGCCACCCGCCTCCTCGACGACCTGGCACGGCTCCCGCCCCCCTTCCCCACCGACGAGCCCCGGTCCTGGCCGGACATCACCGCGGCCCGGGAAACCGGCCCGCTACCGGACGCCGGCGGGCCGTCCCCCGACCCCGGCCGGGCCGGGTCCCGGACCGACGCACCCCGGTCCGGCCCGGACCCCGACGGGCCGGCACGGGACCCGCGGCCGGCCGGCCGCACCGCCGCGCACCCGGGCGACGCCACGACCCCGGAGCCGAGTGCCGTGCCGGCGACGGCCCGGCCGCACCCCGGCCCGGACGTCCGGCCCGCCGGACCGGGACCGGACGTCGGCCGCGGGCACACCGGCCCGCCGGACCCGGCGGAAGGCCCAGGTCCACGGAGCACCGCCCCCACCCCCGCGTCGGAGCGGCCACGGCTCGTGGACCCCTCCCGCGTCCGGCTCCGCCCGGAGCCGGCGCCCACGAACGGCGAACGCATCCCACCCCGCGCGGCGGGAGCACCGCCCGCCGCGCAGCGGCCCCACCCACGGACGGGGCCCGAGGCCGCACCGCGAACCGCTCCGGAGACCGCCCCACGGGCCGATCCGCAGGCCGCACCGCGAACCGCACCCCAGGCCGCACCGCGAACCGAACCGGAGGCTGCCCTGCGGACCCGGCTGGAAGCCGCCTGGCTCGGGCGGGCCGTCGGCTGTCTGCTCGGCAAGCCCGTCGAGAAGCTGCCCCTGGAGGGGATCCGGGCCCTGGCGCGCGCCGCGGGCAACTGGCCGCTGCGCGACTGGTTCACCGAACGCGGCGTACCGCCGGAGGTGCTGGCCGCGTACCCGTGGAACCGCCGCTCCGCCCCCACCTCCCTCGCCGAGAACATCGACGGCATGCCCGAGGACGACGACCTCAACTACCCCCTCCTCGGGCTGCTCCTGCTCCAGCGCCACGGCAAGGGCTTCACCACCGCCGACGTGGCCCGCCTCTGGCTCGACGAGCTGCCGGCCGGGCGGACCTTCACCGCCGAGCGCGTCGCCTACCGCAACCTCCTCCTCGGCCTGGAGCCCCCCGCCACCGCCACCCACCACAACCCCTTCCGCGAGTGGATCGGCGCCCTGATCCGCGCCGACGTCCACGGCTGGACCAATCCGGGCGATCCGGCCGCCGCCGCGGCCCAGGCCTACCGTGACGCCGCCCTGACCCACACCGGCAACGGCGTCTACGCCGCCCTCCTCGTCGCGGCCGCCACCGCCACCGCCGCCACCGGCCGCTCCGACGTCCACACCGCGCTCCGGACGGGGCTGGCCTTCGTACCGCCCCGCTCGCGCCTCGCCGAGGCCGTGCGCTTCGGGATCCGGGCGGCCGGCCAGGAAGCGGACTTCGACGTCGTCGTCGACCGGCTGCACGCCCGCTACGGGCACTACCACTGGGTCCACGCCGTCCCCAACACCGCGCTGATCGCCGCCGCCCTGACCCACGCCGACGGGGACTTCACCCGCTCCGTCTGCCGTGCCGTGTCCGGCGGCTGGGACACCGACTCCAACGGGGCCACCGCCGGCGCCCTCGCCGGGCTGCTCGCCGGCTCCCCGGACGCCGTCCCGCACCGCTGGACCGCGCCCCTCAAGAACCGCCTCTCCACCACCGTCCCCGGCTTCGACGGCATCGGCTTCGACACCCTCGCCCACCTCACCGCACAGGAGGCAGCACGCTCATGACGGCCATCGCCGTGCTCGGCAGTACGAACATGGACCTCGTCGCCTACGTCCCCAAGGCCCCCCGCCTCGGGGAGACCGTCACCGGCCGGGCCTTCCGCACCGTCCCCGGCGGCAAGGGCGCCAACCAGGCCGTCGCCGCCGCCCGCTCCGGCGGGGAGGTGGTGATGATCGGCGCGGTCGGGGCCGACGAGTTCGGCGTACGGCTGCGCTCCGCGCTCACCGCGGCCCGGGTCGACACGGCGGCCCTGCGTACCGTCGAGGGCGCCAGCGGCACCGCACACATCACGGTGGACGACGAGGGCGGCAACAGCATCGTCGTCATTCCCGGCGCGAACGCCGCCGTCACCGCTCTGGAGGCGGGGGACGAGGCCCGGATCGCCGCCGCCTGCTCCCTCCTGCTCCAGCTCGAACTGCCCCTGACAGCGGTCCTCGCCGGGGCCCGCACCGCCCGCGCGCACGGCGTCCGTACGGTACTCACCCCGGCCCCCGCCCAGGCCCTGCCCGCCGAACTCCTCGCCGCCACCGACCTCCTGGTACCCAACGAGCACGAGGCGGCCACCCTGACCGGCCTGACCGACCCCGGGCAGGCCGCCGAGGCCCTGCTCACCAGCGTGCCCGAGGTGGTCATCACCCTGGGCGCGGCCGGGGTCCTCTACGCGGCCCGCGGCAGAGAGCCGCTGGCCGTGCCCGCGTTCCGGGTGCGGGCCATGGACACGACCGCCGCCGGGGACACCTTCGTCGGCGCCCTCGCGGTGGCCCTGGGCGAGGGCCGGCCGATGCCCGAGGCCCTGCGCTGGGCCTCCGCGGCGGCCGCCCTCTCCGTGCAGCGCCCGGGAGCCCAGGACTCGATGCCGACCCGCGCCGAAACGGACTCCTTCGCGGCCGGAGCCGCCTCGTGATCCCCGCCGGGGCCGGGAGCGTGCCGGGGCGATCCCCGCAGGGCGCCGAACGCACCGCCGCCGAACCCCCCGGCCCCGGGCTCCGTTCGGCGCCCGAGGAGACGCCCCGGCGCGCACCCGGCCCCGCCGAAGCCACGGCTCCCGGCGGGCCCCTGGCGGGGCTCCGCGTGCTCGACCTGGCCACCCTCTTCGCCGGGCCGCTGACCGCCACCCTGCTCGGTGACTTCGGCGCCGAGGTCGTCAAGGTCGAGCACCCCGGCCGGCCCGACCCCTCGCGCGGCCACGGCCCCGCCAAGGACGGCATCGGCCTGTGGTGGAAGCTCCTCGGCCGGAACAAGCGGACGATGACCCTCGATCTGTCCACGCCGGGCGGCCGGGACACCCTGCTGCGCCTCGCCACCACCGCGGACGTGGTCGTCGAGAACTTCCGCCCCGGCACCCTGGAGAAGTGGGGGCTGGGCTGGCCCGAACTGTCCGCCGCCAACCCGCGCCTGGTCCTGGCGCGCGTCACGGCCTTCGGCCAGCACGGCCCGTACGCCCACCGCCCGGGCTTCGGCACGCTCGCCGAGGCGATGAGCGGTTTTGCCGCGATCACCGGGGAGCCGGAAGGGCCGCCGACCCTGCCCCCCTTCGGGCTCGCCGACTCGATCGCGGCGCTGACCTGCGCGTACGCCGTGATGACCGCCCTCGCCGGCCGCGACCGTACCGGCCACGGCCAGGTCGTGGACCTGGCGATCGTCGAGCCGATCCTCACGGTGCTCGGACCGCACCCGCTCTGGTACGACCAGCTCGGCTACGTCCAGCCGCGCACCGGCAACCGCTCCATGAACAACGCCCCCCGCAACACCTACCGCAGTGCCGACGGGCGCTGGCTGGCGGTCTCCGCCTCCGCGCAGTCCATCGCCGAGCGGGTGGTGCGGCTGGTCGGCCGGCCCGACCTGATCTCCGAGCCCTGGTTCGCGACCGGCGCGGGGCGGGCCCGGCACGCGGACGTCCTGGACGACGCGGTCGGCGGCTGGATCGCCCGGCACAAGGCCGAGGAGGTGGTCGCCGCGTTCGAGGACGCCGAGGCGGCCGTCGCCCAGGTCTACGACGTCCGGGACGTGATGGCCGACCCGCAGTTCGCGGCCCTCGACACGGTCACGGAGGTCGAGGACCCGGAGCTCGGACCGCTCCGCATGCAGAACGTCCTCTTCCGGCTCTCCGGGACCCCGGGCGGGATCCGCTGGGCGGGCCGCCCGCACGGGGCGGACACCGACGAGGTCCTGACCGAGCTCGGGCTGACCGAAGCCGAGATCACCGCACTGCGGACCGAGGGAGCCCTGTGATCCTGACCTGGCTGTACGCGCCCGGGGACCGCCCGGAGGTGGTCGCCAAGGCCCTCGGCTGCGGGGCCGACGCCGTCATCGTCGACCTGGAGGACGCGGTACCGGCCTCGCGGAAGGAGTACGCCCGCGCCGCGACCGCCGATCTGCTGTCCGACCGGCCCCCGCTCCCCGTCCACGTCCGCGTCAACGCCCTGGACTCCCCCTGGGGCGGCGCCGACCTCACCGCGCTCGGCGGGCTGCACGGCCTCGCGGGGCTGCGGCTGCCGAAGATCAGCGCCCCGGGGCAGATCACGGCCGTCGCCGAACGCACCGGCGGGGTGAACCTGCACGCCCTGCTCGAATCGGCCGTGGGCGTGGAGCGCGCGTACGAGATCGCCCGCGCGCACCCCGCCCTGCGCGGGCTCTCCCTCGGCGAGGCGGACCTGCGGGCCGATCTGGCCGTCAGCGCGGAGACGGGCCTGGACTGGTGCCGCGCCCGGGTGGTGGTCGCGGCCCGGGCCGCGGGGCTGACTCCCCCGGCGCAGTCGGTGTTCCCCGACATCCGGGACCTGGAGTCGCTGGCCGTCTCGTGCGCCCGTGGCCGCTCCCTGGGGTTCCTCGGCCGGGCGGCGATCCATCCGCGCCAGCTCCCGGTGATCGAGCGGGCCTATCTCCCGGCGGACGAGGAGGTCGACGCCGCCGTGGAGGTGCTGAGCGCGGCCCGCGCGACGCCGGGCGCGCTGGCCCTGCCCGACGGCCGGTTCGTGGATCCGGCTGTGGTGGCCGCGGCGCACCGCACCCTGGCGCTCGCCGCGCGGATGGCCGCCCGCTGACCCCGCCCGGGGCTGCCGCCCCGGACCCCGCGCCATGACCCACCGGGACGCCGCCTCCTGGGCTCCGCCCGGACCCCGCGCGGCGCCCGCCGAGATTCCCCGCGGCGCCGTGTCCCGGGGCTCCGCCCCGGACCCCGCGCCTCAAACGCCGGCGGGGCTGGATTCGGGGCGGCAGCCGGCCGTTCTGGCGTCGGGGCGTGGGGAAACGCGAAGGGGCGCCGCGAGCTCGCGGCGCCCCCTCATGGACCGTTGCGGTCAGCGCTTGCCGGCCTCCGGGGCCTCGGCCTCGGCGGGCGCGTCCTTCGTGAGGACCGGCGTCTTGGCCTCGGCCGGCTCGGGCTTCGCCTCGGCGGTGGCGTCGGCGTCGGCCGGAGCCGCTTCGTCACCGTCCTTGCCGTCGGAGCCCTCGCGGTCCGGCTCGACGACCGACTCCCGGCCCGGCCGCAGCTTCGCCGACAGCACCAGGTAGACGACCGCCAGGACGAAGACGACGATCGAGGTCCAGACGTTCAGCCGGACGCCCAGGATGTGGTGCGCCTCGTCGACACGCATGTACTCGATCCAGCCGCGGCCGACGCAGTACGCGGCGACGTACAGGGCGAAGGCCCGCCCGTGGCCGAGCTTGAAGCGGCGGTCGGCCCAGATGACCAGCAGCGCGACACCGATGCACCACAGCGACTCGTACAGGAAGGTCGGGTGGTAGGTCCCGGCGTCCCGGTTCGGGCCCGCGGTGATCTCCACCGCCCACGGCAGGTCGGTGGGCCGGCCGTACAGCTCCTGGTTGAACCAGTTGCCCCAGCGTCCGCAGGCCTGGGCGAGCGCGATGCCCGGGGCCAGGGCGTCCGCCCAGGCCGGCAGCGGGATCCCGCGCAGGCGGCAGCCGATCCAGGCACCCACCGCGCCGAGCGCGATGGCGCCCCAGATGCCGAGTCCGCCCTCCCAGATCTTGAAGGCGTCGACCCAGTCGCGGCCTTCGCCGAAGTAGAGCTGGTAGTCGGTGATCACGTGGTAGAGGCGACCACCGACCAGCCCGAAGGGCACGGCCCACACGGCGATGTCCGCGACCGTGCCCGGCTTTCCGCCGCGCGCGATCCATCGCCTGTTGCCGAGCCAGACGGCGACGAAGACGCCGATGATGATGCAGAACGCGTAGCCGCGGAGCGGGATCGGTCCGAGATGGATCACGCCGGTCGACGGACTGGGGATGTAAGCAAGGTCCATGGCAGACATGACGCTACCTTGCCGGGCGGTGCGAACCGCAACCCGCCCGGCAAGACGAAACCAAATCCAGACCTGGAACGGGCCTCGGTCAGTTGTCCGGGGACCCGGTGGAGGACCCGCCGGTGGACCCGCCGGTGGACCGGCTCGACGACCCGCCGGACGATCCGCCCGATCCCGTGCGCGAGGCCGACGGCGAGGCCTTCGCTCCGGCCTTGGTCCCGGATCCGGGGGTGGAGCTCGTCGACGGTGAGGCCTTCCCGCCCTCGGCTCCCGCGTCCGCGCCTCCCGAGCCCTTGGCCGCGGCCTCCACCTGCTCCTTCAGCTTCTGCGGGGTCACCTGGTTGGCCTGGTCGGAGAGGATGTCCTTGCCGTTCAGCAGCACGGTCGGGGTGCCCCGGAACCCGCCGTTGGTGAAGGCCGCGTCCGACTTGGCCACCCAGCTGTTGTGCGTGCCGTCCTCGACGCACGAACGGAACTCGGGGGTGTCCAGCCCGTCGACCTTGCCCGCCAGCTCCAGCAGCTTGGCGTTCTTGCCGAAGGCGTCGTCGATCTCCTGCGGCTGGTTCTGGAAGAGGAGGTCGTGGTATTCGGTGAACTTGCCGGCGTCCTGCGCGCAGGCGGCCGCGTTGGCCGCCTTCAGCGAGCCGCTGCCGCCCATCCTCCGGTCGATGAGCGTGACCAGGTGGTAGTCGACCTTGAGCAGCCCCTTGGCCTCCAGGTCGTGGATGACGTCGCGGTAGTTGTCCTCGAAGAACTTGCAGGAGGGACAGCGGAAGTCCTCCCACACGGTGAGGGAGGACTTCGCCTCGGGCTTGCCCGCCTGGATGGCGAGGGCGTCCTTTCCGGTGGCCCCGGAGGGGGCGACCACCGGGCCGGCCTTGGCCGAACCGCCGTCGTCCGTGTTGGCCGCGATCACGCCGACGACGGTCGCCAGGCCGAGGACGCCGACCACCGCCGCCGCCACGACGAGGGTCCGCCGGCGCTTGTCCCGGGTCTTCTGCCGCTCGCGCTCCACGAGGAGTCGTTCCCGGGCTGATCGTTTCGTCGCATCGCGGTTCGCACCGTCGTTCTTCTCGCTCACGCTCCGCCAAACGAGGCAGG encodes:
- a CDS encoding ADP-ribosylglycohydrolase family protein translates to MTLTLEDRARGALVGAAVGDALGGPVEGWTPDQIVERHGGRVHGIVGPWHEDWRTARPIAPYHKGDGHVTDDTLMTHALVRVYEAVRNHLDAYAVAEHLVPDLMTTPRWIPELEAEALPLQRIFLAEKWMVTRLHYAHADPREAGSGNIVNCGAAMYMAPVGIANAGNPAGAYAEALDVAGAHQSSYGREAAGVFAAAVAAACVPGASAASVVDTALSLAKDGTRDAIAAVREVAAGHRDFESALAPLRAAVAPYDSVGPDYRAPSLDARRPSRLHSIEELPVALGMLLVADGRYETAVLGAVNYGRDCDSIATMAGAIAGALGGEAVVPAAWAKQVAEASRLDLHAPAEALAAVAREIFALDRSRRRSHESAFTAIAADR
- a CDS encoding ADP-ribosylglycohydrolase family protein encodes the protein MLRTGQHAPGTLGTGTGTMASTGAGAPGAEAGTAVRVGQPTAGTTGAEPVSGTVAGAGTPGARAGTLVQVGQHDAGTTGTALARALGTTAVGTASGAGIRSRARERPAELPAGATAGGPARPIEGLLLGLAAGDAAGWPAARHRASRMPEWTRRLTRELDTFAEQNATTTLPVPIALNQPPEPLRLGPSDDAEWAAFAAESVLTAAGVLLSDLSRSRRMRAAIDLAWNALASEVAAAAERAPEVESAVLPLRARISVRAGLGNLATGLRPPATGHDNPHYFDDAACVRACVLAVVHPGDARAAADLAEFDARYTQDGDGVHGARAMAAAIATALSATSADDTVDTVDAAVDAALAQLPEATEIGRNARHAVRLARTHKDGGAFAIVPTLEHEIVDHVYSYGIAAAETVPVALALATAARGRMTEAVPAAACLSRVADSAPALAGALTGALGGGDSVPAAWREACRTLSGCALPRLAGTDLVELAALLAATELTSPKG
- a CDS encoding ADP-ribosylglycohydrolase family protein → MEPVKLIACNPQVLLERARGALLGLAVGDALGAPAENMKPSEIRAKWGRIEGFVSEDPAGTDDTEYAIFSGLLLARHGSALTVCHVERAWHHWIADLDEGPFRGAGFSERGTLENLRRGLAAPISAQHRHAWSDGLAMRAAPFGVFAAGRPAEAARLVAIDGSVSHDGEGIYGGQAVAAGVAAAMAGGSPASVISAALSVIPSDSWTARSLRRAVTAAPRGERAVRSAVVIGGYPWTDLAPEAVGLAFGAFAACRGDFPSSVLTAVNMGRDADTTAAVAGALAGALSGAAAIPAAWSSVIGPVRGSCLPSMRGYHVLDVADLLTPEYEAAR
- a CDS encoding VIT1/CCC1 transporter family protein, which translates into the protein MSIIDIEAPLHTAHRDNHTHRDVNGGWLRPAVFGAMDGLVSNLALMTGVAGGAVAPQTVVITGLAGLAAGAFSMAAGEYTSVASQRELVLAELDVERQQLLGHPIDEMEELAELYVSRGVEPQLAREVAMQLSRDPEQALEIHAREELGIDPDDLPSPMVAAVSSFGSFALGALLPVLPYLLGATVLWPAVLLALAGLFACGAVVSRVTARSWWYSGVRQLALGGAAAGVTYVLGTWIGGAIG
- a CDS encoding CaiB/BaiF CoA transferase family protein, translating into MAGLRVLDLATLFAGPLTATLLGDFGAEVVKVEHPGRPDPSRGHGPAKDGIGLWWKLLGRNKRTMTLDLSTPGGRDTLLRLATTADVVVENFRPGTLEKWGLGWPELSAANPRLVLARVTAFGQHGPYAHRPGFGTLAEAMSGFAAITGEPEGPPTLPPFGLADSIAALTCAYAVMTALAGRDRTGHGQVVDLAIVEPILTVLGPHPLWYDQLGYVQPRTGNRSMNNAPRNTYRSADGRWLAVSASAQSIAERVVRLVGRPDLISEPWFATGAGRARHADVLDDAVGGWIARHKAEEVVAAFEDAEAAVAQVYDVRDVMADPQFAALDTVTEVEDPELGPLRMQNVLFRLSGTPGGIRWAGRPHGADTDEVLTELGLTEAEITALRTEGAL
- a CDS encoding ADP-ribosylglycohydrolase family protein, yielding MPATARPHPGPDVRPAGPGPDVGRGHTGPPDPAEGPGPRSTAPTPASERPRLVDPSRVRLRPEPAPTNGERIPPRAAGAPPAAQRPHPRTGPEAAPRTAPETAPRADPQAAPRTAPQAAPRTEPEAALRTRLEAAWLGRAVGCLLGKPVEKLPLEGIRALARAAGNWPLRDWFTERGVPPEVLAAYPWNRRSAPTSLAENIDGMPEDDDLNYPLLGLLLLQRHGKGFTTADVARLWLDELPAGRTFTAERVAYRNLLLGLEPPATATHHNPFREWIGALIRADVHGWTNPGDPAAAAAQAYRDAALTHTGNGVYAALLVAAATATAATGRSDVHTALRTGLAFVPPRSRLAEAVRFGIRAAGQEADFDVVVDRLHARYGHYHWVHAVPNTALIAAALTHADGDFTRSVCRAVSGGWDTDSNGATAGALAGLLAGSPDAVPHRWTAPLKNRLSTTVPGFDGIGFDTLAHLTAQEAARS
- the rbsK gene encoding ribokinase — its product is MTAIAVLGSTNMDLVAYVPKAPRLGETVTGRAFRTVPGGKGANQAVAAARSGGEVVMIGAVGADEFGVRLRSALTAARVDTAALRTVEGASGTAHITVDDEGGNSIVVIPGANAAVTALEAGDEARIAAACSLLLQLELPLTAVLAGARTARAHGVRTVLTPAPAQALPAELLAATDLLVPNEHEAATLTGLTDPGQAAEALLTSVPEVVITLGAAGVLYAARGREPLAVPAFRVRAMDTTAAGDTFVGALAVALGEGRPMPEALRWASAAAALSVQRPGAQDSMPTRAETDSFAAGAAS